A stretch of the Chelonia mydas isolate rCheMyd1 chromosome 5, rCheMyd1.pri.v2, whole genome shotgun sequence genome encodes the following:
- the TMEM252 gene encoding transmembrane protein 252, with product MLCLTMKMPKKFFCLFRFFVLLTGFSIICMGAFCISTGSLLCRCGNNLLVAYSLLPLGFLLLATGIFWSMCHEVRKKTNLFYIFQRNPSHREMHINTIDRPDFYPPCYEDSIDPGKQTFPIPLSLSAREEELYNIPPPLYTESSMEFIDETSLQEEQPPSYEMSVQQQPTAEHDSSTEGVSGACHAPRPGVSC from the exons ATGCTGTGTTTAACCATGAAGATGCCAAAAaagtttttctgtctctttcGTTTCTTTGTGCTCTTAACTGGCTTCTCTATTATTTGCATGGGAGCCTTTTGCATTTCCACAGGCTCCCTTTTGTGCAGATGTGGGAATAATCTGCTCGTTGCTTATTCTCTGCTACCTTTGGGGTTCTTACTCCTTGCGACTGGGATTTTCTGGAGCATGTGCCATGAAgtcagaaaaaaaaccaacctgttCTACATTTTCCAGAGAAATCCCAGCCATAGAGAAATGCACATCAACACCATAGACAG GCCTGATTTCTACCCTCCGTGCTATGAAGATAGCATTGATCCGGGAAAGCAGACTTTCCCAATACCACTCTCCCTTTCAGCAAGAGAGGAAGAGCTCTACAACATCCCTCCGCCGCTGTACACTGAAAGCAGCATGGAATTCATAGATGAAACTAGCCTTCAGGAGGAACAACCACCATCGTACGAAAtgtctgtgcagcagcagccaacagCTGAGCATGACTCGAGTACAGAAGGAGTCTCAGGCGCTTGTCATGCACCCAGGCCAGGAGTCAGTTGCTAA